From a region of the Brachyhypopomus gauderio isolate BG-103 unplaced genomic scaffold, BGAUD_0.2 sc64, whole genome shotgun sequence genome:
- the LOC143490235 gene encoding C5a anaphylatoxin chemotactic receptor 1-like: MEDYEDYDSEFDFDSLYRNSTPHPCITFKNCSFHLEGGVSVVGWRHTFALVCYGLVFLLGVPSNSLVVWVTAFRMARSVNALWFMHLALADLLCCLSLPLIMVPLAQDQHWPFGLVACKVLPGLLYMLMFCSVLLLTLISLDRWLLVSQPAWCQNWRHPRWASWACLSAWGLSLLAGIPQFTHTMLVENSSKTKCISGYYSQAEAWGFVVSRVLLGFLLPFLVIATSHWRVYRRAGRGPGRQHNQRSARTLRVILAVVLSFFLCWTPLHTVDIAEVALYHDGLDSKANLRLAQVLALCLAYFNSCLNPLLYVCLGRSFRESITKSLRSVLQFASEEPSRGHSMTANTKSTTDTNMHATWHKPS; this comes from the coding sequence ATGGAAGACTACGAAGACTACGACTctgaatttgactttgacagctTGTACAGGAACTCCACGCCGCATCCCTGCATCACGTTCAAAAACTGCTCCTTCCACCTGGAGGGTGGCGTGTCTGTCGTGGGCTGGCGCCACACCTTTGCTCTGGTCTGCTACGGCCTCGTCTTCCTGTTGGGCGTGCCCAGCAACAgcctggtggtgtgggtgacGGCGTTCCGGATGGCACGCTCGGTGAACGCACTGTGGTTCATGCACCTGGCTCTGGCCGACCTGCTGTGCTGCCTGTCACTGCCCCTGATCATGGTGCCCCTGGCGCAGGACCAGCACTGGCCCTTTGGCCTGGTGGCCTGTAAGGTCTTGCCCGGCCTGCTCTACATGTTGATGTTCTGCAGCGTGCTCCTCCTGACCCTCATCAGCCTGGACCGCTGGCTACTGGTGTCCCAGCCGGCCTGGTGCCAGAACTGGAGGCATCCACGCTGGGCGAGCTGGGCGTGCCTCTCCGCCTGGGGCCTCTCCCTGCTGGCTGGCATCCCACAGTTCACCCACACCATGCTGGTTGAGAACAGCTCCAAGACCAAGTGCATATCTGGCTACTACAGCCAGGCAGAGGCCTGGGGCTTTGTGGTCAGCCGCGTCCTGCTCGGCTTTCTACTGCCCTTCCTGGTCATTGCTACCAGTCACTGGCGCGTGTACCGGAGGGCGGGGCGCGGGCCGGGCCGGCAGCACAACCAGCGATCGGCGCGCACCCTGCGGGTTATCCTCGCCGTGGTGCTCAGCTTCTTCCTGTGCTGGACGCCACTGCACACGGTGGACATCGCCGAGGTGGCACTGTACCACGATGGGTTGGACAGCAAGGCCAATCTGCGCCTGGCCCAGGTGCTGGCTCTCTGCCTGGCTTACTTCAACAGCTGCCTGAACCCGCTGCTCTACGTCTGCCTGGGGCGGAGCTTCCGCGAGAGCATCACCAAGTCTCTTCGGAGTGTGCTCCAGTTCGCCTCGGAGGAGCCGTCGCGTGGGCACAGCATGACGGCCAACACCAAGAGCACCACTGACACCAACATGCATGCAACATGGCACAAACCCAGCTGA